atgtatatgtatatgtatatgtatatgtatatgtatatgtatatgtatatgtatacacatatgtgtatacatatgtgtatacatacatatatatatttctcccttctttttttatgatcagaGTGACATCGACAGTGACGCCAAGGATGAATTAAAAGAACTTCTGGAATATATGATAAAACCGGATAATCAGTCGGCTGCTGCCCAATACTGCAAAGACaacgaaaataaatggaatgcAATGGGCCATAAAGAgggcaaaacaaataaagcagcttgtttactttttgcttcagggttaaaacatatttatacCCATGGTATTGTCCAAAAGAATGGCCAGGTTAAGGACCATGTTAaaggcccatcgtttgaacaaacgatgggttgtttatttcttaaggaatatgcaaaacaattaaaggaaatggcaaaaaaacaaaaaaaatatagggtACATCCTAATTGTAGTGTAGATTCTGGCATAGATCatgcttttgaaaaaagtaaagtCATTATGCAAGCATCACCTCAATGCAAAAAGAATGTTAATAACGACTGCTTTGAATGCGACCTAAATAAAGGTTATGATAAATGCTCCATTGGCGATGACGATGTAGGAAATAAAGCTAAAGATCTGTTCGAAGGCGAATCGGAACAAAACCATATGCAACAAAccttagagaatacagtctgtcccatccttcttacggatatccttaccccttttcttcctttggctcctgtctctattggcctttctgctatggcttattacctttggaaggtaagataaaaaaaaaatatatatatatattttaatggacaaaattaatgtttaaaagaaaagaaaaaattttttaatggttaaaaggaaaaaaaaaatttttaaatggttaaaaggaaaagaaatttttttttaatgcttaaaaggaaaagaaaaatttttttaatggttaaaaggaaaaaaaaaaaattttaatggttaaaaggaaaaaaaaaattttttttaatggttaaaaggaaaaaaaaaattttttaatgattaaaaggaaaaaaaaaaaaaaaaaaaaaattaaaataaatgtgcaaaaagaacatttcacaatcttcttaacaaaaatatcctctcatttttttttttttttttttttttttttctagtattttggtcctcttggtaaaggaggagcacgtctcagaagatctcctgctgaaattcctggtccatcagtacaggaacaagtctacgatcatgtgcaacaagatagttcacatgaatatcaattggtgaaggaacgaaaacctcgttctgttccaacgagaacaaaacgttctggtcgcgtgaatcgtcgcacaattattgaaattcattttgaagtgttggacgaatgtcaaaaaggcgacacacaattgaaccagaaggattttctggaacttttggttcaagagttcatgggatcggaatttatggaagaagaagaacaggttcctaaggaagagctttttatggaaggggtttctatggaaagtgttccTATTAaagaggttccaagtttaggttccgggcttatggtttagggggttatgtttcatggtttagggttcacagttcagggttcacagtttagggtttaggattcaggttcagggtttcagggtttagggctcacagttcagggttcacagtttggGGTTCACAGCTTAGGGTTCAtagtttaggattcacagtttggggttcacagtttagggttcacagtttagggtttatggtctcaggttcacggttcagggtttaggttttagggttgacggtttagtttttatggttttagcgtttaggattgagggtttagggttcagggtttagggtttattgtttaagatgaaggatattgttttcacaccttttgtccttttttttttttttttttttccttttcttccttttcttcctttttttcctttttttcctttttatattttcttgaaaaaaaaagaaaagaaaaaaaagaagattctttcttccacatttatttcttattttgtttgcaaaaaatttttcttttttttttttttgggtgaaaggacacctttttgtttattggaaaaaaaaaaaaaaaaaaaacattcttcctttttttttttaagaacacacattattttttttttttccgcttgcgaaaaatatattttttcttcttttttctttttctgtttgcgaaaaatattttttttcttcttttttttttttttttctttttttcgcggaAAGCAGGAAGATAAGCGCGCGAATAAATGATGTCTGCTGACAGCGCAcaccaaggaaaaaaaaaaagaaaaggaaaggagggtggatgatgaaatatattacagttgcaaaaaggtcgcaaaatataaaggaaaaacacacacttatccgacacacggaaaaattgtgtgtacatacgtgtaggcacaaacaactttatcggagtacacatacactttacaccaAAAATTTATACAGAATAACGGGAATATGCGGAAATGGCAGGGTTCAGCgtcccgggttaaaagtaaagttagttccgtgttaagggtaaaagttagttccgtgttaagggtaaaagttagttccgtgttaagggtaaagtgggttccgggttaagggtaaagtgggttccgggttaagggtaaagtgggttccgggttaagggtaaaagttggttccggctTAAAAGTAATGTCGGTTCCAGGTTAAatgtaaggtgggttccgggttaaggataaaaattggttccgggtcaaaggtaaagttggttccgggtcaaaggtaaagttggttccgggttaagggtaaaagttggttccgggttaagggtaaaagttggttccgggttaagggtacagtaggttccgggttaagggtacagtaggttccgggttaaggataaaagtgggttctgggttaaggataaaagtgggttctgggttaaggataaaagtgggttctgggttaagcataaaagtgtgttccgggttaaggataaaagttctttcccggttaaggataatgtgggttccgggttaagagtaaagttggttccgggttaaggataaaagtgggttccgggttaagggtacagtaggttccgggttaagggtacactaggttccgggttaagagtaaagttggttccgggttaatgataaaagtgggttccgggttaatgataaaagtgggttccgggttaagggtacagTAGGTTCACGGTTAAGGGTacagtaggttccgggttaagggtacagtaggttccgggttaagggtacagtaggttccgggttaaggataaaagtgggttccgggttaaggataaaagtgggttctgggttaagggtacagtaggttccgggttaaggataaaagtgggttctgggttaagcataaaagtgtgttccgggttaaggataaaagttctttcccggttaaggataatgtgggttccgggttaagagtaaagttggttccgggttaaggataaaagtgggttccgggttaagggtacagtaggttccgggttaagggtacactaggttccgggttaagggtacactaggttccgggttaagagtaaagttggttccgggttaatgataaaagtgggttccgggttaagggtacagtaggttcagggttaagggtacagtaggttccgggttaagggtacagtaggttccgggttaagggtacagtaggttccgggttaaggataaaagtgggttccgggttaaggataaaagtgggttctgggttaaggaaaaggtaggttccgggttaagggtaaaagtgggatccgggttaagggtaaaagtgggatccgggttaaggattaacgtgggttccgggttaaggattaaagtgcgttccggattaaagataaggtaggttccggattaaagataaggtaggttccggattaaagataaggtaggttccggattaaagataaggtaggtttcgggctaaggataaaagttggttacgggttaaaagtaaagtgagttccgggttaaaaataaagttggttccggttaaggattaaagtgggttcagggtttaggataaaagtgggttccggtttagGGATGAGGtaggttcccggttaaaaGTAAGgttggtttcgggttaaaagtaaagtgagtttcgggttaagggtaaggtgggttccgggttaaggataaaagtgggttccgggttaaggataaaagtgggttccgggttaaggattaatgtgggttccggttaaggattaaggtgggttccgggttaaggataaaagtcggttccgggttaaggataaaagtcggttccgggttaaaaataaggtaggttccgggttaaaaataaggtaggttccggtttaaaaataaggtaggttccgggttaaaaataaggtaggttccgggttaaaaataaggtaggttccgggttaaaaataaggtaggttccgggttaaaaataaggtaggttccgggttaagcataaggtaggttccgggttaaaaataaggtaggttccgggttaaaaataaggtaggttccgggttaagggtaaaagtgggttgcgggttaagggtaaaagtgggttctgggttaaggataaaagtgtgttccgggttaaggataaaaatgggttctgggttaaggataaaaatgggttccgggttaaggataaaagtgggttccgggttaagggtaaaagtgggttccgttttaaggattaaagtagattccgggttaaaggtaaaagttggttccgagttaaggaaaaggtaggttccgggttaaaagtaaagtgtgctccgggttaaggataaaagtgggttccgggttaaggataaaagttcgttacgggttaaaagtaaagttgggtCCTGGTTAAGtgtaaggtaagttccgggtcAAGCATCTGGTagtttccgggttaagggtaaaagttcgttacgggttaaaagtaaagttggctTCGGTTTAAAAGTAAAGCTGGGTCCGGGTTAAGtgtaaggtaagttccgggtcAAGCATCTGGTAGTTTCCGGGTCAAAGGTAATgtggattccgggttaaaggtaatgtgggttccgggttaaaggtaaaagtgggttcccggttaaggagaaaagtgtgttccgggttaaggagaaaagtgggttccgggttaaaggtaaaagtgggttccgggttaaaggtaaaagtgggttccgggttaaaggtaaaagttggttccggcttaaaagtaaagtggattccgggttaagggtaaaaatgggttccgggttaaggataaggtaggttccgggttaaggataaaagtgggttccgggttaaggataaaagtgggttcccggttaaggataaaagtgggttccgggttaaggattaaagtgggttccggttaagggataaggtgggttacggcttaaggataaggtaagttgcgggttaaggattaaagtgggttccgtgTTAAGGATTAATGTGCGTTCCGTgttaaggattaaagtggtttccgtgttaaggattaaattagattccgggttaacgtaaagtaggttccgggttaaaaataaggtaggttacgggttaaggtcaaagtaggatcagggtttagtgttaagGTAAAGTTAGGATTAGGGTACaggtttaatgtttgtagagtatagatttaggggtttatgttttacggtttagtgttcacatttcagggtttcagggttttagggtttatggtgtACCCCgaacaaaatttattcatcccATATGTGTAACGTTAACAAAGTCCgcaaggaagaaattcaaCCCTTATATCAtgcgaaataaagaaaatttcccattgcaaaaaaattaaatcatgaatttttcctttttttttttttttttgtgtgtatgtaattttttagcatgaatatcatcacattttttgtaattgtttTAGTAACATCTTATAATGATTATTGTATAGACATGGTCTTTATGATTATATcgaaccattatattttttttttacacgaaaaatattatgaatacaatgtacattttttttttttttttcccactatttgcttctttttttttttttttatattttattttatttttttttttataaagttctaattatatgaatgttttagcgttcttccacacttttttccgCGGGAACCGTAATATAGTGTTCCGCGTGGGGGGCGCCAGCGCTCGCGCGCGGATGttccatacattttttttacgagaacaatatataacacctattgggggcaactttcaaaaaaggaataaaaaaagaaaaaattcaataaacattttttttatcctcactaaaaaaaaaaaaaagttacaaagtGAGAgtaaaatgtggaagaaagaatctttcttttttttttttttttcgcaaaaaaaaggaaaaaaaagaatgtgtgttcttaaaaaaaaaaagaagaatgttttttttttttttttttttctataaacaaaaaggtgtcctttcaccccccccaaaaaaaagaaaaattttttgcaaacaaaataagaaataaatgtggaagaaagaatttttctttttttctttcttttttttttcaagaaaatataaaaaggaaaaaaagaaaaagaaggaaaaaaaaaaaggacaaaaggtgtgaaaccaatatccttcatcttaaacaataaaccctaaactgtgaaccctaaactttgaatcctaaaacctaaaccgtaaaccgtgaacctgagaccatgaaccttaaaccagtaacccggaacctaaacttggaacactttccataggaacactttccatagaaaccccttccataaaaagctcttccttaggaacctgttcttcttcttccataaattccgatcccatgaactcttgaaccaaaagttccagaaaatccttctggttcaattgtgtgtcgcctttttgacattcgtccaacacttcaaaatgaatttcaataatcgtgcggcgattaacgggaccagaacgttttgttcttgttggaaCAGAACggggttttcgttccttcaccaatcgatattcatgtggaccagcttcttccacatgatcgaggacttgttcctgtactgatggaccaggaatttcagtaggagatcttctgaaacgtgctcctcctttaccaagaggaccaaaatactacaaaagaaaaaaaaaaacaaaacaaaatatgagaggatatttttgttaagaagattgtgaaatgttctttttacacatttattttattttattttaaccatgaaaaaaatttttttttttttaaacattaaacaaattttttttttttattcctttaaccattaaacattttttttttccttttaaccattaattttgtccattaaaattttttttttttttatcttactttccaaaggtaataagccatagcagaaaggccaatagagacgggagccaaaggaagaaaaggggtaaggagatccgtaagaaggatgggacagactgtattctctaaagTTTTTTCTATTTGGGTTTGTTTCGTCGATTCTGTGAAAATTTCATTAACTTTATTTCCTACTTTGTCTtggccaattttgcaattatcATAATCGTTATCATTccatttgcattcaaaacaagaattattacCATTATTCTTGCATGGAGATGTGTcatccataattttttcacttttgctaAAAGCATGATCTATGCCCTCCTTTATGctacaaagaggatgtacccaactatatccttttttcttctcctttgccattgtttgcaattgctttgcatattccttaagaaataaacaacccatcgtttgttcaaatgATGGGCCCTTAAACTGGCCCGTCTGGTAGCCATTACCGTGGGTATAAATGTGCTGAAGTCCTGCAGCAAAATGTAAACAAGCTGCTCTATTCGTTCGCCTTTCTGTATGGCCCTTAGTATTCCATGGGGGTTTGTCGTCATTGCAATATTTGGCAGCGTCCGACTGCTTTGTAGCGTCGttcatattatttaaaaGTTCCGTTAATTCCCTTCCGATATCATTGCTCAAGGcatcctaaacatagaacaaaggaaaaaaaaagtaagaaaacagaaaaaatatatatgtatatgtatacacatatgtgtatacatatacatatatatacatatatatacatatatatacatatatatatacatatacatatatacatatacatatacatatacatatatatatacatataagtatatatatatatatgtagttgttatTAATATGGGTTCCCTTACCCAAGTCACTGTTCCATTGGGgcctatatttttattattttttccgtatTTTTTGATtgcacattggacttgagtacagaaagaagatttcatGTCAGTGATTTTGTCTAATGTTTGTTTCATGGTGGTGTTAATGGAGTTGGTGCTTGATTTGTCTTCGTTGTTGAGGAGACCGTCAATTTGAGTCGTCACTTCAGTTGAGTCTTTATTGCAAGTTTCATTTTGTGATGTTGATGTTTTATTAATCAAAGTGTTGGCAACACTTAGTTTGCAATTATTAAATTCTGAGTTTTGCCTTGAGCAAAGAAAACAACCATAAACTTCTTTCGAACACGAAGACAAAAACGAagaattctttttattttcattattccaatcattaaacattttttctattcttttctcatcaatgggacaactTTTATCCgtttgttcttttattttatcagcGTAAAggttaagtgctgcgcacatcatagattgtttaaaaaacttaTCATCATCCTGATGACCGGCCTTAGTGGTAGTACtacttgtaatttttttaatgtgttctaaccctgctgtgatatgattacaagccTTTCTTTCGACACTTTGTggattaccatcaccaaagcTTCGGCAGATTGCTGTATTAgagttattttctttcttcgcTCCTTCGGAAGCGATGTGTTTGAACAACTCTTCCAGGGGGGTTTTGACGCCTTCATCCccccaaaagtcacactgtaaaaaaaaagaaaaggttatatatatgtagttagtaggttgtgtagtatctagatggtgtagtatccggttggtatagtatccggttggtatagtatccggttggtgtgtagtattcggtccctgtctgcgaggagtctttcctctccccccctaaagcagctaaagctaaccccgaaaccttactcctatacccctacaaccttaatccaacaccccaagaaccttcttcctatatcCTGAATCTCATTCCCAAACCCCttcaaccttattctgacacccctaaaaaatttattcgaacacccccacaactttcttcctctacccctaaaacctttattctaatacacCTACAagcttattctaacactcccacaaccttattccagcacccctacaacgtcaTTTCTatatccggaatctgacttctaatatccctaaaaccttactcctaaatccggaatatgaattttttttttttttttttttttttttttaaatattcattCCATTCCCACTAAGTGTTGTGGTGGTGGTAGGTTGGATGTGGtagtagtaatacttacccaattcTTCGTGGGAGTAGGAGTACCACCACTATTACCGTTCGGTGTTGCCCtgtttttgaaccatttgggtccgGCGCATCTAATGTATTCGCATAAAGTGgacatttcatttattttcagTAGGGTGCTAGTTGCGGTGGTGCTAATTTGGGGCTGAACTTCTgttaatttgtcctttactgGCGTTGGGCtgccatttgtgttaattttgcaaTCTTCATagtctttctctttccattgGCAAGGAACACAAGGTTCCTTGCCACTGGCACCACCATTGCAAGTAGCATAATTATTATCATTCCATGCCTTAAATGCCTTCTCTATACCAGAATCAATGACACATTTTGATGttactttcattttttctgcatatttCTTAAGAAGTAAACAACCCAACGTTCGTCTCAACGATGGGTGTCCAGACAGGATACCATTGTTCCCTGTTGTCGAAGTATCCGGATTGTACAGTTTATGTAAGCCTGCATGCaaatatttgcatgccgcctTCTCAGAATTAGTTGGCAATTTATCACAATCAGGTCCGTTCCCTGTTAGGCCTTTTGTGTTCATTTCCCCTGCTAATTCATCCCACAATGTCCTCATGGGGCCATTCTCTTTCCAAAATTCTTCCTATATAAGTggagttatatatatatatatatatatatatatatatatatatatgcatatgcataaatgcatatgcatatatacatatacatacatatacatgtatgtatatgtatacacatacgtacatttttgtatgtctatatgtgtatgtatatatgtatatatatgtatatatgtatacacatgtatgtatatgtatatatgcatgtacgtttacatatgtatgcatatatgtatgtgcgtatatgtatatgtctatatgtgtatgtatgtgtacgcatatatgcgtttacatatgtgtatgtatatacatatacatggatgtacatatatacatgtacgtatatttatacgtatacacatatatacatatgtatgtacgtatgtacatatgtatctacgtatgcgtacatatatgtatatgtatatgtacataagtacatatgtatatatgtaagtgtatatggGTACTTttgtgtacatttatacatacatgtatatgtatgtatatacatatatgtatattcgtatgtatgtacgtatgtgtaagtatatatatgtacatgtatatgcgtacatacatctacacatttgtgtacgtgtatgtatatatgtatacgcatgtatgtatatgtatatgtacataagtacatatgtatatatatatatatatatatatatatatatatacatatgtacgtatgtacatacatgtatatatacgtatgcgtaagtatatgtatatgtctatatgtgcatgtatgtgtatacacatacgtacatttgtgtatgtatatacatgcatacatatatacatatatatacgtttatacatctatacatttgtgtacgtatatgtatacacatgtatatatatttatatgtatatatatatgtatatatgtacatccatgtatatgtgcatatgtacatgtctatttacgtgtatatatgtacatgtctatgtacatgtgtatatgtatgtatatgtctatgcctatatgtacatgcctatttacacatacatacgtatatacttatgtatatatgtacatgtctatgtataagtctatatgtatatacatatacgtacatatatgtatatgtgtatgtgcatatatatgtacatgtctatttacatgtatatatgtacatttgtttCCTTACGTCGTTGCCTGctgttgttcctttttctgttgctgctgctgttgttgttgttcctgTTGCTGTTTTTGTTGTCTTCCAGTGGTCTATAGCACAGTGTAGACGATCACATAAAGTGGCTTTCTTATGTAATCCTTCTAATGTGGATTTCACTTTGGTGATGTTGGGGTCATTGTTTAACATACCAAACACTACAGCCCTGGGCTTCATTCCCCCCACGTTAGTACTGAAACACTCCTGT
The Plasmodium knowlesi strain H genome assembly, chromosome: 2 DNA segment above includes these coding regions:
- a CDS encoding SICAvar, type I, which encodes MAEPSAATQVGGTTPMWQAWLEKWLQQNGATVTNGGADGKSITEQLWKGELEDTFEELQVRLGKEGKNGKSIGQGGGEVAKFCGDVTEEVEGDDEHDMKKLCKGISEIIYFMNGIQPADNRYSKVIGAGTPKALSPASQYARCIVSMVTLFETYPPHCRFHYIMNYTADKIQAEAKGKYGRAGGTFDKCKNITAGDLIIGRTVLKDKIKQWVKEDWSKAATNSKGGGALDRVGQVLQVSTAYCPSGTHGKTKEDLKKTLSVREKGTITRLLGMDSSKKDVLEVLMADDSEHKLPESTLQTALTSAIQNGSSLNTDAINNLTQMVNDRAQIVEAEMCIKDNIDKDNNGNGKLCNRLSCISNYVNTTGTTVPGKTSTSTADALWKDVQTQVTDLVTTISANGGKNDETDGLCKDITCPNAGETDCVSKTTCKIMVKALKEVHKNVGGDQEHNRIFRPTMRCVILNALGEKLKQYARERGYACSVDKGIKKAFEFGESKRKEWCTQNGKTDVRYCEECKEQECFSTNVGGMKPRAVVFGMLNNDPNITKVKSTLEGLHKKATLCDRLHCAIDHWKTTKTATGTTTTAAATEKGTTAGNDEEFWKENGPMRTLWDELAGEMNTKGLTGNGPDCDKLPTNSEKAACKYLHAGLHKLYNPDTSTTGNNGILSGHPSLRRTLGCLLLKKYAEKMKVTSKCVIDSGIEKAFKAWNDNNYATCNGGASGKEPCVPCQWKEKDYEDCKINTNGSPTPVKDKLTEVQPQISTTATSTLLKINEMSTLCEYIRCAGPKWFKNRATPNGNSGGTPTPTKNWCDFWGDEGVKTPLEELFKHIASEGAKKENNSNTAICRSFGDGNPQSVERKACNHITAGLEHIKKITSSTTTKAGHQDDDKFFKQSMMCAALNLYADKIKEQTDKSCPIDEKRIEKMFNDWNNENKKNSSFLSSCSKEVYGCFLCSRQNSEFNNCKLSVANTLINKTSTSQNETCNKDSTEVTTQIDGLLNNEDKSSTNSINTTMKQTLDKITDMKSSFCTQVQCAIKKYGKNNKNIGPNGTVTWDALSNDIGRELTELLNNMNDATKQSDAAKYCNDDKPPWNTKGHTERRTNRAACLHFAAGLQHIYTHGNGYQTGQFKGPSFEQTMGCLFLKEYAKQLQTMAKEKKKGYSWVHPLCSIKEGIDHAFSKSEKIMDDTSPCKNNGNNSCFECKWNDNDYDNCKIGQDKVGNKVNEIFTESTKQTQIEKTLENTVCPILLTDLLTPFLPLAPVSIGLSAMAYYLWKYFGPLGKGGARFRRSPTEIPGPSVQEQVLDHVEEAGPHEYRLVKERKPRSVPTRTKRSGPVNRRTIIEIHFEVLDECQKGDTQLNQKDFLELLVQEFMGSEFMEEEEQVPKEELFMEGVSMESVPMESVPSLGSGLLV
- a CDS encoding SICAvar, type I (fragment), with translation SDIDSDAKDELKELLEYMIKPDNQSAAAQYCKDNENKWNAMGHKEGKTNKAACLLFASGLKHIYTHGIVQKNGQVKDHVKGPSFEQTMGCLFLKEYAKQLKEMAKKQKKYRVHPNCSVDSGIDHAFEKSKVIMQASPQCKKNVNNDCFECDLNKGYDKCSIGDDDVGNKAKDLFEGESEQNHMQQTLENTVCPILLTDILTPFLPLAPVSIGLSAMAYYLWKYFGPLGKGGARLRRSPAEIPGPSVQEQVYDHVQQDSSHEYQLVKERKPRSVPTRTKRSGRVNRRTIIEIHFEVLDECQKGDTQLNQKDFLELLVQEFMGSEFMEEEEQVPKEELFMEGVSMESVPIKEVPSLGSGLMV